From Primulina huaijiensis isolate GDHJ02 chromosome 15, ASM1229523v2, whole genome shotgun sequence, one genomic window encodes:
- the LOC140958447 gene encoding transcription factor MYBS1-like yields MGEEVEYCSREEEKAFENGIAMHWIEDEDDKNPIWNEISSMVPTKSIQQLKIHYKILVEDVADIEAGNVPLPKYSAEMLTPPALTTATNNYKDKRFAKYNFSGVLAANSHDSTSASASSGKGGGGGAVSSSSTTRSEQERRKGIPWTEEEHRLFLLGLDKFGKGDWRSISRNYVVSRTPTQVASHAQKYFIRLNSLNRDRRRSSIHDITSISMGDNISSSPSAQQPPPITGQQQMNPTSNVMKHHNMQIYGTGHAPMGHPVASSAHIAHPAVVGTPVMMPPGHHHHHLPPYVLPVAYPMPPPPPPQHQ; encoded by the exons aTGGGAGAGGAGGTGGAATATTGTAGCAGAGAAGAAGAGAAGGCCTTTGAGAATGGGATTGCAATGCATTGGattgaagatgaagatgataagAATCCCATTTGGAATGAGATTTCTTCAATGGTTCCCACTAAAAGTATTCAGCAGTTGAAGATTCATTACAAAATCTTGGTGGAAGATGTTGCTGATATTGAAGCTGGAAATGTTCCATTGCCCAAGTACTCGGCCGAGATGCTCACACCTCCTGCATTAACAACGGCGACTAATAACTACAAAGATAAAAGGTTCGCAAAATATAATTTCTCCGGAGTACTGGCAGCGAATAGTCACGACTCGACCTCGGCCTCAGCCTCGTCGGGTaaaggaggaggaggaggagcagTATCATCATCTTCCACCACTAGGTCGGAACAAGAACGTCGAAAAGGGATCCCGTGGACCGAAGAAGAGCACAG GTTATTTTTGCTCGGATTAGACAAGTTTGGTAAAGGGGATTGGAGAAGCATTTCAAGAAACTACGTTGTTTCAAGGACACCGACACAAGTTGCAAGCCATGCTCAAAAGTACTTCATTCGTCTGAACTCTCTGAATAGAGACAGAAGGAGATCGAGTATCCATGACATAACAAGTATCAGTATGGGCGACAATATTTCATCGTCTCCATCGGCTCAGCAACCGCCTCCGATCACCGGCCAACAACAGATGAATCCAACTTCGAATGTAATGAAACATCATAACATGCAAATTTACGGGACGGGTCATGCACCAATGGGACATCCGGTGGCTTCGAGTGCCCACATTGCTCATCCTGCTGTAGTTGGTACTCCTGTCATGATGCCTCCGGGACATCATCACCATCATCTTCCACCATATGTTCTTCCAGTTGCGTATCCTATGCCACCTCCGCCGCCGCCACAACACCAATAA